The Streptomyces avermitilis MA-4680 = NBRC 14893 genome contains a region encoding:
- the mreC gene encoding rod shape-determining protein MreC: protein MRDTRESRLLLVLLVAIAFALITVDIRGGQDSPVDGARQAAATVFGPIENGVSSAVDPVGNAVAAVRDSGSRHDRIAQLEHDNAALKAKLGSDDRNRSRLKQLNKMIRVAGEGQYGIKGAEVIGIGAAQGFSWTVTIDVGANDGIKRDMTVLNGDGLVGRVTTVGPNAATVLLANDPDFTVGTRMESSDELGFASGQGDRPLRVQLLNGKAKVVKGDRLVTFGSQADRPFVPGVPVGVVSRVDPSGGDLTRTVYVTPYVSFTKLDIVGVVVAAPKKDPRDEVLPPKPRPTPTPTVTVTVTPSANASADGQQQQQ from the coding sequence GTGAGGGACACACGAGAGAGCCGGCTGCTCCTGGTGCTGCTGGTCGCCATCGCGTTCGCGCTGATCACGGTGGACATCCGTGGCGGGCAGGACTCACCGGTCGACGGTGCCCGCCAGGCCGCCGCCACGGTCTTCGGCCCGATCGAGAACGGGGTGTCGTCGGCGGTCGACCCCGTCGGCAACGCGGTCGCGGCCGTACGCGACTCCGGCAGCCGGCACGACCGCATCGCCCAACTCGAGCACGACAACGCGGCCCTGAAGGCGAAGCTCGGCAGCGACGACCGCAACCGCAGCCGCCTCAAGCAGCTCAACAAGATGATCAGGGTGGCGGGCGAGGGCCAGTACGGGATCAAGGGCGCCGAGGTCATCGGGATAGGAGCGGCCCAGGGCTTCTCCTGGACCGTCACCATCGACGTCGGCGCGAACGACGGCATCAAGCGCGACATGACCGTCCTCAACGGGGATGGTCTCGTCGGCCGGGTCACCACGGTCGGCCCGAACGCCGCCACCGTGCTGCTCGCCAACGACCCCGACTTCACGGTCGGCACGCGCATGGAGTCCAGCGACGAACTCGGCTTCGCCTCCGGACAGGGCGACCGCCCGCTGCGCGTGCAACTGCTCAACGGCAAGGCCAAGGTGGTGAAGGGCGACCGTCTGGTCACCTTCGGCTCGCAGGCGGACCGGCCGTTCGTGCCCGGTGTACCGGTCGGCGTGGTCTCCCGGGTCGATCCCTCCGGCGGCGACCTGACCCGCACGGTCTACGTCACGCCGTATGTCTCGTTCACGAAGCTCGACATCGTCGGCGTGGTCGTCGCGGCGCCCAAGAAGGACCCGCGCGACGAGGTGCTGCCTCCCAAGCCCAGACCGACGCCCACGCCGACCGTGACCGTGACGGTCACCCCCTCCGCGAACGCGTCCGCCGACGGCCAGCAGCAACAGCAGTAG